The sequence TGAATTCTTCTTTGCCCACCAGGAGGAGATCGATTTTTGCTGGCGGCTCCAACTTGCGGGATACCAGGTGATGGTTTGTCCGGCTGCCACTGTTTTCCATGTTGGCGGGGGAACCTTGCCCAAAGGCAATGAGTGGAAGGTTTTCCTCAATTTCCGGAATAACCTGGTGATGCTGGCCAAGAACCTGCCATTGCACCAATCCATCTGGAAGATCCCGCTGCGATTTATGTTGGATGCCATTTCTGCCTGGAAGAGCTTGTGTGATGGACAGGGCACTTATTTCAAAGCCATAGCAGAGGCACATATCGGGTTTATTGGGTGGGTCTTGTTGCGGCACGGGAAAAGTGTATTCCCTAAAGTAAAGACCGGTAAGCTGCAGGGATTTTATCATGGGAGCGTGGTATGGCAGCACTTTGTGAAAGGAAAGAAACAATTTTCTGAAATTGTACGGCTGAATAAATGAATTTAAGTACTGAACCATTATTTTTGCACAGCAATCAACTAACTATGTCTCATAATAATGTCCACGAATTAGAGAATCCATTAGAGAAGGATTTTAAACACAGCTGGGTGAATTCGTCTATGTTTATCTTTTATTTGTCTGTGTTCTGTGTGATAGCATTTGTTTTTGGCTGTTCCATGAGTTTATATAGCCACCGGTACAAGGGCAAGCCTAAGGTGAATGTGCCTGAAAGTACCCAGTACACGCCTAAGTACAAATAAGTAAAAAAGGTCTGGAAAAATTTGGCAGGAATGATGTAGTCCTTATCTTTGCCATCCCAAACGAAAAAATAGTTCTTTTTTATTCGCGGAAGTAGCTCATTTGGTAGAGCACGACCTTGCCAAGGTCGGGGTAGCCGGTTCGAGCCCGGTCTTCCGCTCTCTTAAAAAACTCCAAACCTTGTGTTTGGATTTTTTTTTGCCGGACATTTGCTTTTCAGCAAAGACCCACCCGGGTGGTGGAACTGGTAGACACGCCGGACTTAAAATCCTGTGATCCAAAAGGTCGTACGGGTTCAACTCCCGTCCCGGGTACATTTTTATTGTGAAACTCCTTGATTAGTAATTTTTTCAAGGAGTTTTTTATTTTAAGGAGACGATAAACTTAGCAGATTAACCCCTCAGGCAGCCACCAGGAAAATTTAAATACCATGCCAAACAGTCTTTTTAAGCCATTTATGTGACGGTTTATAGGCATTCCCGGGACGGGACCGATATATTTCCTGGGATGAATGACGAGTTTACCTCGAAAACACCTCTTTGCCTCCTCTTTGGGTCCTCTTTGGTACCTCGGAATGACCTCCGGGGCCGAGGAGCCAAAGAGGATCCAAAGAGGTAGTATCGAGGCAGCAAAAAGGCCGATCCAGGGAAAAAAAGTAGCGGTTGGGGCCTTGCTTTTGGTTACAGGTTTGAAACCCAAAACACATGCGCTCCAGCTCAAGTATTAAATTCCCCAAAAATCCAAAGGATCCCCGATGGGTCGTGCATAAAGCACTCCTTACCCCAGGGTTGTTCTTTAATTGGGGTTTGTTTTATGTTTTTGTATTTAGCCGCCAGGTTTAAGGCTAAAAGTTCCTTCCAGTAAATGGCCAGGTCTGGCACTTCCAAAAAAACCATGGTATTATCTACCCAGTCCTGCACGTAGGCGTCCTGTAAATAAAAAGCTAACTGCCCTGTTTTGAACACCGATAAATTCTTATTCAGGATGTTCTCCTGGAAACCCAGGTCCTGGTAAAATTGCCGCGACAAATCAAAGTCTTTTGCACCAATGAATGGTCTTATTGATACAGCATGATGTTTCATATTTATGTGTTATGAATCAAATCTAGGCCAAAGGAGTATTTTTATCTATTGATTGAAATCAAGAAATGATTTTCCCCCTGGCGAAATTCTCCCTGACCCTGCTCAGGGTTTCAGGTGTAATTTTCAGGTAAGAGGCGATATATTTAAGCGGGAATTTTTTAAGGAGTTCCGGTTTGTTGTCCAGCACAAACTGGTATTTTTGGGTGGGCGTAAGCCGGTGATCAAAAAGCTGAACCCTTGAAGTAGACTGCTCAAATATCTTTCCCAATTGCAGGAAGGCGGGTGATTTCCCGATAAGGTCGTGTAAAGATTCAATCCCTAATTCCAGGATGCTGCTTTCCGTAAAAGCTTTAATATAGGTCTCAGATGGTTTTTGAGCAATAAAACTATTGTGGCATAAAAACCAGTCATTATCTGTATGTAAATCAATTACATTCTCTTCAATTTCATGGATATAACCATATTGGTAAATGGCGCCGGATATAAGGAAATAAATGGACTTGCTGATTTCACCCGGACACATTAACATCTCATCTTTTGCCAAATTCCTGCAGGTGATATTCCGCTTGAATAATTGGATATCGCCAGGGCTATACATACCATTAGTTTGTAAAATATCAGTAAGCATATTAGCTGAATTTAATTTCAGACAGGCATCAATGTAAATATAAAATCATAATAATCTCTCATTTATCATCCAAATTCAGGAGTAATTTAAAGACCATGGGATCACTAAAGTTGGCTATTGCATGTATTATCATGCTTATATCGTTGCTGCATCAATTACATAGCGGTACCGGGCTTCTTTGTTGACCACTTTCTTCCATGCGTCATTGATGTCCTGGGCTTTAATGATCTGTATTTGCGGATAGATTTTATGTTCAGCACAATAGTCTATTACTTCCTGTGTTTCGGGAATACCACCGATCAATGAGCCGTTGAAATTAACCCGGTTAAAAATCATATTGAAATTATTGATCGTGAGTTCGCCATTTATGGGTTGTCCCACCTGCGTAAAATAGCCATGAGGCTTTACACAAGAAATATAATTTGACATATCGTAAGCATAGGGAACGGTGGAAATCATATAATCCATTTTCCCGAACCAGGGTTTTAAATTACCTGGCTCACCAACCACAATAACTTCTTTTGCCCCAAAACCTTTGATGTCATTTGTTTTAGAAGGAGAGGTGGTGAAAGCATATACTTCCGCGCCTTTTGATACCGCCAGTTTAATGGCCATGTGTCCTAAACCGCCAATGCCAACCACACCTACTTTGTTGCCTTTCTTTAATTTTGCGCCCATCAGCGGAGAATAAGTTGTTATACCCGCACATAACAGTGGCGCTGCAAGTTGTAAATCGAGGTTACCTGGAATTTTGATCGCAAAATGTTCTGTTACCACAATGTTATTTGCATAACCGCCTTGTGTAATTCCGCTTGGAGAAGTTGGGTCGGCATAACCATAGGTAAACAAAGTCTTGCCTTTTTCACAATGTTGTTCTTCGCCGTGTTTGCAACTCTCACATTCCATACAACTATTTACCATGCAGCCAACACCGGCTTTATCGCCGACTTTGAACCTGGTGACCTTTTTCCCTGCTGCTGTAACAATACCGGCTATCTCATGACCAGGAACTTGCGGGTATTGTTGTTCGCCCCAATGGCCGCGCATCTGGTGGATATCCGAATGGCAAATGCCACAATACTTAATTTCAATCAGGATGTCATGATCACCTACTGCCCTGCGTTCAAACGACCATAAACTTACATGTCCTGATTTATCGCGGGCGGCGTAACCTTTTGAGGCTATGTTTTTGGGCATCATCTTTGTTTTACTTGTTTGTGGAAAAATCAGTTGCGGCGGGGCAACCAGTAACCCTGCACCTGCAATGGTAATTTGCTGAATAAATTTTCTCCTGGATGTGTTGTTTCCGTTATTACTGTTATCTGTTGCCATCTTGATATTATTTAGCGCTGTTGTGCGTTTATTCCAATTCAAACCGAACTGTTGCATTTCCTCGACCCAGGGCAGCTGGCAATCCTGAAGGGTTGTCAATTCGTCCGAGCCTGGTATAGCTGTACACGGTTGGAAAAGTCGTATAGAATAATACTATTGTTTTAGACCCATACAACATCAGGTCTCCTGCCTGGATAGTGCCGGGGTTTGCTGCATTGGCCGGCAGGTCCTGGGATAAATCGGCATACTTTTCATTTCCATTCAGCTCATTCATTTTGATTGTCATCGGCAGCCTTGCTTTGAATGCAGTCGCCGTTGCATTGTTGAACAGGGTGGCAGTGAAAATTTGGGTGCCAATGGTTATTTTCAGTTTCATGGTATCATTTCTGCTACAGGCATACAATTGAATGCAGGTTAAACTCAATAAAAATGCGAGGGTGATTTTCATGCAGGGTAAATTTTCAATTAAATATTCCTGATGTGTTTTGCGGGAATACCACCTACCACAGTATTGGCAGGAACATCCTTTGTTACAACGGCACCTGCAGCCACAACTGCATTTTCACCAATAGTTACACCTGGCAACAGGGTGACTGCTGCTCCGATCCATGCATTTCGTTTAATGACTATTGGCTTACAAATCAGTGAACTTCTTTCTGCAGGGTCTAACGGGTGGTTTTCTGTGATGAGATTGACCTTTGGGCCTATTAATACATTGTCCTCAATAGTAATGCCACCCATATCTAAAAATGAACAGGCATGGTTGATAAATACATTCTTGCCTATCTGTATAAAACGCCCAAAATTGGTGTAGAATGGGGTAAATACCGTTGTGCTTTCATCTATTGTACTGCCGGTTATTTCACCCAGCCGCTCCCTTACCTGGTTAACATCGGTTGCAGTATTCAGGCTGGCGGACAGCCCCAGCGTCCTGGTCACTATTTCCTGCACTTTTGCATATTGGGGATCATCCAATCGAAATGGCTGCCCGGACCTCATGCTATCGAAGATGTCCCGGCCCTTTTGTTGTGGTTGTACCATGTTATTTGCATTGATAATACCGGTTAAATGTACTTCAGGCATTTTCCCTGATGGTAACGATTATCAAACCAATCAATAAGAAATTCAAACAATTGCTGCCCTGGTGGAAGACGGGGCTGTTCCGGTAATCCGCTTGAAGTAGTTGTTAAAGTAGGTCGGGTATTCAAAGCCAAGGGCATAGGCAATTTCAGCAATGCTCCAATCGGTATGATGGAGTAATGCCTTAGCTTCTGTAATTATTCTTTCTGAGATATGGGTTGAGGTGGTTTTACCGGTTATCTCTTTGATAGATCGGTTTAAATGATTTACATGTATGGCCAGGTTAGTGGCAAAATCCTGTGGGGTTTTAAGGCGTAATGGGTTTTCAGTGCTTTCAACCGGGAACTGCCTTTCTAAAAGCTCAAGGAATACCTGTGTTATCCTGGAGGCCGCATTCGTATGCTGGTAATAGTTTGCAGAGGGCTGCATTTTTATGGCTTCATGGAGAATTAAATGTATATAGTTGCGAACCAGGTCTGCTTTATGAACATAATCACTTTCCTGTTCTTCCACCATCTTTTGAAAGAGAGTATTTAAAAACTCTCTTTGGCTATTGGTTATGTTTAAGATGGGTGTGCCGCCAATTTTAAATAAAGGCGATTGCTGCAGACTTTCTGAGCGTTCAGACAGTTGCAGGAATTCTGCTGAAAAAAGGCATGTGTAGCCAACATACTTTGTTGAGAGTGTCTCCCAGGAGTAAGGGATATGCGGGTTGCCGAAAAATAATACGGTGCCATCTGTTTCAAAACTCCTGTCAGCATAGTGGACAATACTCTTACCCGTTGTCAGGCAGATTTTATAAAAGTCCTTTCTGCTGTAAATACGGGTTGCGTTGCCATCGCTTTCTATCTGAAAAACATTGAACCCTTTTAGCTTAAGTTCATTATTGAACGCTGAAACCGATCGAATATTCCTGTTTTGCATATGGCAAAGTTAAGAATATCAAATAATGAAAGCACTCGATAGTGCAGCAGGTTGAAATACAACTACTTCAGCCTGTAACATTATTCAGGATCTGCATCGCTATTTTTTCATGATCCTTTCTCACAAAGATGTGATCGTGGTAGTAGGCAGCAACTACATTGCAGCTGATTCCATTCTCTGCAAGCAACTTTGAAAAGGCAGCGGTCAAACCTACTGCGTCAAGCGAGGAGTGCACATCCAATGTTATCCAGGATGCAATAAAGGAGTAATCAAAACCTGCACGATCTGCTACTTCCTTTTTTAGAATAATTGTAATTCCCTCCTCCTCCTTAAAGATTAACACCGTATCATTTATGTTAACATCTGCTAAATCCATACGGGTACAAAAAACATAATCACCAGGGTTCAATATTGGTTTCATTGTTTGTAAGAGGATTTTCAAATTAGTTTCTCCTGTCATTTTGCAGCGTATTTATTCAACCAAGCGTCTTTAATATGCTCATTCCTTCGTCCCAGTTTGTGTGTCCGGAAGTAACGTTGATGTGTCCTGCTTTGCCTATATTTATCAATTCGCTTCCCCAATTATCCGCAAAGAAAGTGGCCCTTTCCATGGAGACCCAAATATCATCTTCACTTGCTACTACGATTGTTTTAAAGGAAATTTTATCAAGCGGGATCGGCGCAAACCCAATCGCGGGGAAAGTGTATTGTGGTGCTTCAAGGTCGCTTGGCGCTACCAGTAATGCGCCTTTGATTTTTCGTTTATACCTGTTCGCCCAATGAGCAATGGCCGAACAACCTAAACTGTGGCCTACCAGTACAACCGTGGAGCGGTCAAATTCCCCAACCTTTTTATCAATAGTCTCTATCCAGTCTGCGCAGGTTGGCTTATCCCAATCCTGTTGGTCAACTCTAAAGAAGTTGTCTCCTGACCTTTCAAAATAGGACTGCCAATGTTCCGGCCCTGAATTTCCAAGTCCTGGTACAATTAAATAATTCGTCATTTTGTATCAGTTTTTTCGTTGTTCTGCATGATTAACCGGTGTCTCTTCGGATCGACTGCCTTTGTCAGCGGTTAGCTGTCTTCAATAGTTACAGTTTTACTCCTTTAATTAATACTGATGTATGGACTGATTGGTCTTTTAAATGTAGGAACTTTTTTCGCTCTTCATCCTGCATGAATTTATCCAGGTCTTGTTGTGTTTCAAATTCAACCAGGTGAATTTCATATGGTTTATCCATATGGAACTCAATAAAATCATTTTCAGTTGGCCTGACACGTAGCAAAAGGCGGCCGTTATTCTTTGATATTAACGGGATAGCCATGCTTTCAAATTCATCGAATAGTTGTCCTTGTCCTTCAACAAGGTAAATGAGTTGGGTTATTACGATCATTTAAATTGGCAGCGTTGGTAGTTAGTGAAATTTAATGCAGGGCAAGCAGAAATCCATACACCTGTAAATCACCTTGTTTAAAATCCAATTGCTCATCTCTTATGAATCCAATTTTTTCATACATCTTCCAGGCAACTGGCATCGCCTTAGTCGTGTGAATAATCATTCGGTCAAGACCGGCCTCTTTTGCTTTTGCAATACAAATCATGGTCAATGCCCGGCCAATTCCATGGCCTGCATATTTTGGATCAACTGCTAAAAGCCTGAAACCAGCTGCATTCTTCTCTTGTGTCGCTATACCACCAGATCCATAGGAGGACATATCTCCAAAATATACTACTGCACCCATCAGCTCCCCCTCTTTTGTTACTGCAACTATTAATTCTGTTTTAAAGTTACTGGTTAGTTGTCCTACGTTTTCCAGCATGGTATAGTAACCGGGCTGTTCATTCTTTCCTGGAAAACCTTCCAGTTGGGAATATACCCTTACCATAAGTTGCCCTATTTTACTATACTCTTCTTTAAGCGCATTTCTTATTTCGAATTTTATAACAGGCATAAACCAGGGATTTTAAAATTATAAGTCCTATAAATAACTCAACCACCATTTTTCTTTGTGGGTTTGTTTATAATGGTCAAACCTTTTACATAGCGGATAGAGTATAAGAATAATGCCAAACCATACAATGTATACTACCCAAAGACTAAAGCCATAGCCTTTTATAGTCGGATCGAAACTTATCCAGGTGGAAAGAATCAATTTTTGCCAGCCAAACCCAGAAAGTTGCGCAAAAATCAGGGCTGTAAAATGAATCAGGTATAGATGTATCATGTAATAGAAAAATGGAACCCTTCCGAAAGTGGAAAAGAAATTTACTATTCTTCCTTTCAGATTTTCAGCGTTAGCCAGGAATAGGAAGGTAGCCCCCAGGGTCATCAGTAAATACAAGAGCGACGGCGGGTATTTGTTTGGGTTAAAGAAAGAAATCAGGTCCTGGGATAAAGTGCCATAGTGTTTAAATGGCTTCGGGTCTCCATAAAGGTTTGTGAACCTTAATATGACAAAGGCAGTAATACCAATTGCCCCTATAGTGTTGAAGGCTTTCTTCCGCTTGTTGCTGTCAAAAGATTTGTCGTAGAATGGCCCGAAATAATATCCTAGTGCCATTACCGCAATCCAGGGAATAATGGGGTATCCAATCAGCAATTGCGTATTACCAGTTAATTTATAAAATAATTGTTCATGCATGACAGCCCATACCGCACTTCCCGGAAAATGTACATTGTCTAACAGGTTATGGCAGCAAATGAGTAATACACTAAAAATCAAAATATATTTTCGAGGTAAATACACCAGGGCTGCCAATACGATCATACTAATTCCTAAAGACCATATCACCAGTAAGCCAAATGTTCTGAACTGGAGATCAAAATACCACGCAAAGCCAACAATGGTCAATTCAATAAAAATCAGCCAGAGACCGCGCTTTAATAAATAGCCTGCCAATTCATTTTTGCTCTTCCGCTTTCCAACCATATATGCGGATAATCCCGCCAGGAAGCTGAAAGCAGGTGCACAAAAATGGGTTATCCATCTTGTAAAAAAGATGGCCAGATTGCTTTGTACAGGGTCTGCCGGGTCGAACAAATAGGCGGAATAGTGGAAGTAGATGCGCACATGGTCAAGAGCCATGATTACCATCACCAAACCTTTTAAGAGATCAAGGGATGCTATTCTTGTTGTAGTAGTATCATTCATAACGCAGTTTTATTTTTTTCCTTCAGTATAGCTGCCATCATCAGGGGTATATCAATTCCGGATCAATCGCTTCCTGTTTTGAAAGCATGGATCACCATTACTGTCAGGTAATGGTGATTACCATGGCTTCCATTTTCAGGTCATAGTAAATGGCTGTAATAACCAGTATGCTGAATGTTTTTCACAGGTATGATTTATAATATGGTAATACCTGAATGGTCATTACTTTTTTACTGTTAGACAATCAATAGTTAAATATTCTAAGAATGGCATGTACATTTTCACCTGTTTTCTTTCCTTGCGCATTACCTGCCTCAATAGAAGGCCGGTAATGAATGCCACCATAGAGTCTTGAAAGACCGGCATCAATACCTGCTGCCTCAAAGCTGGGATAAGTTCTTGATGGCATTCCCAGGTCAATGTAGGTGTCATCAACGAATGAATAGTTCTGCCCGAAGGCGGATTCCAGTGCATAAGCCGCAGAACCTGACAGTGTAGCATGTGCAGCCGAATACTCAGGGTGGGCCGGGGTGGCAATTAATGGATTCCACTGGTCATATCCCATGTGCTTGCGGATATAAGTGACAGGCCGCATTTGGTGGTAAGTGTACTTGGCTTTCCAGCAGGATATGCCAGCGTCATGCATAGTAATAC comes from Flavihumibacter fluvii and encodes:
- a CDS encoding glyoxalase — encoded protein: MKHHAVSIRPFIGAKDFDLSRQFYQDLGFQENILNKNLSVFKTGQLAFYLQDAYVQDWVDNTMVFLEVPDLAIYWKELLALNLAAKYKNIKQTPIKEQPWGKECFMHDPSGILWIFGEFNT
- a CDS encoding Crp/Fnr family transcriptional regulator, which codes for MLTDILQTNGMYSPGDIQLFKRNITCRNLAKDEMLMCPGEISKSIYFLISGAIYQYGYIHEIEENVIDLHTDNDWFLCHNSFIAQKPSETYIKAFTESSILELGIESLHDLIGKSPAFLQLGKIFEQSTSRVQLFDHRLTPTQKYQFVLDNKPELLKKFPLKYIASYLKITPETLSRVRENFARGKIIS
- a CDS encoding NAD(P)-dependent alcohol dehydrogenase, whose amino-acid sequence is MATDNSNNGNNTSRRKFIQQITIAGAGLLVAPPQLIFPQTSKTKMMPKNIASKGYAARDKSGHVSLWSFERRAVGDHDILIEIKYCGICHSDIHQMRGHWGEQQYPQVPGHEIAGIVTAAGKKVTRFKVGDKAGVGCMVNSCMECESCKHGEEQHCEKGKTLFTYGYADPTSPSGITQGGYANNIVVTEHFAIKIPGNLDLQLAAPLLCAGITTYSPLMGAKLKKGNKVGVVGIGGLGHMAIKLAVSKGAEVYAFTTSPSKTNDIKGFGAKEVIVVGEPGNLKPWFGKMDYMISTVPYAYDMSNYISCVKPHGYFTQVGQPINGELTINNFNMIFNRVNFNGSLIGGIPETQEVIDYCAEHKIYPQIQIIKAQDINDAWKKVVNKEARYRYVIDAATI
- a CDS encoding cyclophilin-like fold protein; the encoded protein is MKITLAFLLSLTCIQLYACSRNDTMKLKITIGTQIFTATLFNNATATAFKARLPMTIKMNELNGNEKYADLSQDLPANAANPGTIQAGDLMLYGSKTIVLFYTTFPTVYSYTRLGRIDNPSGLPAALGRGNATVRFELE
- a CDS encoding DapH/DapD/GlmU-related protein, coding for MPEVHLTGIINANNMVQPQQKGRDIFDSMRSGQPFRLDDPQYAKVQEIVTRTLGLSASLNTATDVNQVRERLGEITGSTIDESTTVFTPFYTNFGRFIQIGKNVFINHACSFLDMGGITIEDNVLIGPKVNLITENHPLDPAERSSLICKPIVIKRNAWIGAAVTLLPGVTIGENAVVAAGAVVTKDVPANTVVGGIPAKHIRNI
- a CDS encoding helix-turn-helix domain-containing protein, which gives rise to MQNRNIRSVSAFNNELKLKGFNVFQIESDGNATRIYSRKDFYKICLTTGKSIVHYADRSFETDGTVLFFGNPHIPYSWETLSTKYVGYTCLFSAEFLQLSERSESLQQSPLFKIGGTPILNITNSQREFLNTLFQKMVEEQESDYVHKADLVRNYIHLILHEAIKMQPSANYYQHTNAASRITQVFLELLERQFPVESTENPLRLKTPQDFATNLAIHVNHLNRSIKEITGKTTSTHISERIITEAKALLHHTDWSIAEIAYALGFEYPTYFNNYFKRITGTAPSSTRAAIV
- a CDS encoding ACT domain-containing protein: MTGETNLKILLQTMKPILNPGDYVFCTRMDLADVNINDTVLIFKEEEGITIILKKEVADRAGFDYSFIASWITLDVHSSLDAVGLTAAFSKLLAENGISCNVVAAYYHDHIFVRKDHEKIAMQILNNVTG
- a CDS encoding RBBP9/YdeN family alpha/beta hydrolase — encoded protein: MTNYLIVPGLGNSGPEHWQSYFERSGDNFFRVDQQDWDKPTCADWIETIDKKVGEFDRSTVVLVGHSLGCSAIAHWANRYKRKIKGALLVAPSDLEAPQYTFPAIGFAPIPLDKISFKTIVVASEDDIWVSMERATFFADNWGSELINIGKAGHINVTSGHTNWDEGMSILKTLG
- a CDS encoding DUF1330 domain-containing protein, translated to MIVITQLIYLVEGQGQLFDEFESMAIPLISKNNGRLLLRVRPTENDFIEFHMDKPYEIHLVEFETQQDLDKFMQDEERKKFLHLKDQSVHTSVLIKGVKL
- a CDS encoding GNAT family N-acetyltransferase, which gives rise to MPVIKFEIRNALKEEYSKIGQLMVRVYSQLEGFPGKNEQPGYYTMLENVGQLTSNFKTELIVAVTKEGELMGAVVYFGDMSSYGSGGIATQEKNAAGFRLLAVDPKYAGHGIGRALTMICIAKAKEAGLDRMIIHTTKAMPVAWKMYEKIGFIRDEQLDFKQGDLQVYGFLLALH
- a CDS encoding DUF1624 domain-containing protein; its protein translation is MNDTTTTRIASLDLLKGLVMVIMALDHVRIYFHYSAYLFDPADPVQSNLAIFFTRWITHFCAPAFSFLAGLSAYMVGKRKSKNELAGYLLKRGLWLIFIELTIVGFAWYFDLQFRTFGLLVIWSLGISMIVLAALVYLPRKYILIFSVLLICCHNLLDNVHFPGSAVWAVMHEQLFYKLTGNTQLLIGYPIIPWIAVMALGYYFGPFYDKSFDSNKRKKAFNTIGAIGITAFVILRFTNLYGDPKPFKHYGTLSQDLISFFNPNKYPPSLLYLLMTLGATFLFLANAENLKGRIVNFFSTFGRVPFFYYMIHLYLIHFTALIFAQLSGFGWQKLILSTWISFDPTIKGYGFSLWVVYIVWFGIILILYPLCKRFDHYKQTHKEKWWLSYL